A part of Babylonia areolata isolate BAREFJ2019XMU chromosome 6, ASM4173473v1, whole genome shotgun sequence genomic DNA contains:
- the LOC143282946 gene encoding histone deacetylase 8-like, which translates to MESSENSENKKDDESYLEKTNVEDASEDPKDNNQNVRNQRETNVKRHYHFDELDDEPFQQPKLRKFERSVSDIGNHLNKTDQLTKNVKDGQEFHQQISRKDHSPPDIEKIEQSKLENGNIPHETDTNERAVDEHEDASSGTDPSGCNKSNTNSCVPSLDQNKTQEKSQQKSACHRVVFIHSDQLITHCNRLPRIPDRAGMVYSLIESLGLLTFLHVVAPKTASEEEVLKFHSKDYVEFLQRISHLEDEEKIDVDDAEQYGITYDCPVQENVYECAALVAGATVTAAKALCDKQCHIAINWCGGWHHAQRSEASGFCYINDIVLGILTLRDKFSRVLYVDLDLHHGDGVENAFSTTPHVLTVSFHKYDTGFFPGSGSILDVGSRGGKYYCVNVPMKDGLSDKEFFAVFKRVMTAVRETYDPEVVVCQCGADGLAEDPMSSFNLTLTAFRHCLYFLMLWELPLLLLGGGGYHHANTARCWASLTALTVGRKLPQDVPDHKHFTEYGPDYELTVQAGNRKDDNSLKDLVKICSIITENLQNIKGKLV; encoded by the exons ATGGAAAGCTCAGAAAATAGCGAAAACAAAAAGGACGATGAATCTTACTTAGAAAAGACAAACGTCGAAGACGCATCTGAGGACCCGAAAGATAACAACCAGAATGTCAGAAACCAAAGAGAGACGAACGTCAAAAGGCATTATCATTTTGATGAATTGGATGATGAACCATTTCAACAACCTAAACTGAGGAAGTTTGAACGTTCAGTTTCAGACATCGGTAATCATCTGAACAAAACAGACCAGCTGACAAAAAACGTGAAAGATGGCCAAGAATTCCACCAACAGATTTCACGTAAGGACCACAGCCCTCCAGATATAGAGAAGATAGAACAATCAAAACTAGAGAATGGCAACATTCCACATGAGACTGATACTAATGAGAGAGCTGTTGATGAACATGAAGATGCATCTTCAGGAACAGATCCAAGTGGTTGTAATAAATCTAATACTAATAGCTGTGTGCCCTCACTTGATCAGAACAAAACACAGGAAAAGTCTCAGCAGAAATCTGCTTGTCATCGAGTTGTATTCATCCACAGTGACCAGCTGATCACACATTGTAATCGACTGCCTCGGATACCTGACAGG GCTGGGATGGTGTATTCATTGATTGAATCCCTTGGACTGCTCACATTCCTgca TGTGGTTGCCCCGAAAACAGCCAGCGAGGAGGAAGTGTTGAAATTCCACTCAAAGGACTATGTAGAGTTCCTGCAGCGCATCAGTCATctagaggatgaggagaagattGATGTGGATGATGCAGAGCAGTATGGAATAA CCTATGACTGCCCAGTCCAAGAGAATGTGTACGAGTGTGCAGCCTTAGTAGCAGGTGCGACAGTTACAGCAGCCAAAGCTTTGTGTGACAAACAGTGTCACATTGCTATCAACTGGTGTGGGGGCTGGCATCACGCTCAAAG GAGTGAGGCCTCTGGATTTTGCTACATCAATGACATCGTGTTGGGCATCCTGACCCTGCGTGACAAGTTCTCCAGGGTGCTGTATGTGGATCTGGATCTGCATCATGGAGATG GTGTGGAAAATGCATTCAGCACCACGCCACATgttctgactgtctctttccatAAGTATGACACAGGATTTTTTCCTG GCTCTGGAAGCATCCTTGATGTGGGATCCAGGGGAGGCAAGTACTACTGTGTCAACGTGCCAATGAAGGACGGGCTGTCTGACAAGGAGTTCTTCGCTGTCTTCAAGCG TGTGATGACCGCTGTGCGAGAGACCTATGACCCTGAAGtggtagtgtgtcagtgtggtgcgGACGGACTGGCAGAGGACCCCATGTCATCGTTCAACCTGACCCTGACAGCCTTCCGCCATTGCCTTTACTTCTTGATGCTGTGGGAACTGCCATTGCTGCTGTTAGGAGGAG GGGGCTATCACCATGCCAACACAGCACGATGCTGGGCCTCTCTCACTGCTCTGACGGTGGGGAGAAAGCTGCCACAGGATGTTCCTGACCACAAG cactTCACAGAATACGGCCCAGACTATGAGCTGACTGTCCAAGCAGGCAATAGGAAGGATGACAACAGTTTGAAGGACCTGGTCAAGATTTGTAGCATCATTACTG aAAACCTGCAAAACATCAAGGGCaagctggtttaa